In the Gossypium arboreum isolate Shixiya-1 chromosome 10, ASM2569848v2, whole genome shotgun sequence genome, one interval contains:
- the LOC108452728 gene encoding ubiquitin domain-containing protein 7SL RNA1-like: MDVIFETQKGKPFSIEVGFFDTVLEIKEKIHKYHGIPIPHQTLIFNGNVLQDDRDVEYCEILQNSRIQLLVSSDSDISNSNKQPQPNAAAADHQLPLAAKNVQLNSNTPSSKTVVPSETDVNDNPLGLKEKVHGQMDPVPVDSRSSRECELAENSDVDVNIKPSPTGSGTGSAGIAAGTPTAVKKLKLLVLPKCGTKKIAVEVNATDNVSELRKELQKLHQRLQFHLPQEGYFFIYKQNVMDDDRSFRWHQVGQGDTIEIFNGSVTGGS, translated from the coding sequence ATGGATGTCATCTTTGAAACCCAAAAAGGCAAACCATTTTCCATTGAAGTTGGTTTCTTTGATACTGTTCTTGAAATCAAAGAAAAGATTCATAAATACCATGGTATCCCTATCCCTCACCAAACCCTAATCTTTAATGGCAATGTCCTTCAAGATGATCGTGACGTTGAGTACTGTGAAATCCTTCAAAATTCCCGTATCCAACTCTTGGTTTCTTCTGATTCCGATATTAGTAACAGTAATAAACAACCCCAACCCAATGCCGCCGCCGCCGACCATCAACTTCCTTTGGCAGCCAAGAATGTACAGCTCAACAGCAATACCCCTTCGTCGAAAACCGTTGTTCCTTCAGAAACGGACGTAAACGACAACCCTTTAGGATTAAAAGAGAAGGTGCATGGCCAAATGGACCCGGTTCCCGTTGACAGCCGATCGTCACGGGAATGTGAACTGGCGGAGAATAGTGATGTTGATGTTAATATAAAGCCATCCCCGACCGGGTCCGGTACTGGGTCTGCGGGTATAGCGGCGGGGACTCCGACGGCTGTGAAGAAACTGAAGCTGTTGGTTTTGCCAAAGTGTGGGACGAAGAAGATAGCGGTGGAAGTGAATGCGACGGATAATGTGAGTGAACTGAGAAAAGAACTGCAAAAGTTGCACCAAAGACTCCAGTTTCATTTACCACAAGAAGGGTATTTCTTTATTTATAAACAAAACGTTATGGACGATGATCGGTCGTTTAGGTGGCATCAAGTTGGACAAGGTGACACCATTGAAATCTTTAATGGCAGTGTTACTGGTGGATCATGA